One window from the genome of Salmo salar chromosome ssa25, Ssal_v3.1, whole genome shotgun sequence encodes:
- the cab39 gene encoding calcium-binding protein 39, whose product MPFPFGKSQKSPAEIVKSLKENVAYLEKLDAAESKKCSCYLQPHANHISLR is encoded by the exons ATGCCTTTCCCCTTCGGGAAGTCTCAGAAGAGCCCAGCAGAGATTGTGAAGAGTCTGAAGGAGAATGTGGCTTACTTGGAAAAGCTGGATGCGGCAGAAAGCAAAAA atgttcttgttacttacaacctcatgctaatcacattagcctacgttag